Proteins found in one Balearica regulorum gibbericeps isolate bBalReg1 chromosome 17, bBalReg1.pri, whole genome shotgun sequence genomic segment:
- the SNAP29 gene encoding synaptosomal-associated protein 29, giving the protein MSALPRSYNPFAEDEEEAAWPARGSGEASGAERQRYLQQEVLRRSAATADSTARSLSLLYESERIGVAASEELVRQGEALKRTEQMVDKMDQDLKTSQRHINSIKSVWGGLVNYFKAKPPDSKPEQNGTPEYYANSRLKEAMMSSKEQESKYQESHPNLRKLDNSDNDFSKADLVSSVQRDSYPKNQHLRAYHQKIDNNLDEMSSGLSRLKNLALGLQTEIDEQDDMLDRLTKKVETLDVNIKSTDKKVRQL; this is encoded by the exons ATGTCGGCCCTCCCGAGGAGCTACAACCCCTTCGccgaggacgaggaggaggcGGCGTGGCCGGCgaggggcagcggggaggcgAGCGGCGCCGAGCGGCAGCGGTACCTGCAGCAGGAGGTGCTGCGTCGCTCCGCCGCCACGGCCGACAGCACCGCCCGCTCCCTCTCGCTCCTCTACGAGTCCGAGCGGATCGGCGTGGCCGCCTCCGAG GAGCTTGTACGTCAAGGAGAGGCACTGAAGCGCACAGAACAGATGGTAGATAAAATGGACCAGGACTTGAAGACTAGTCAAAGGCACATAAATAGCATTAAGAGTGTTTGGGGGGGCTTGGTAAACTACTTCAAAGCCAAACCTCCAGACAGCAAACCAGAGCAGAATGGAACCCCTGAATATTATGCTAACAGTAG ATTAAAAGAAGCAATGATGTCTAGTAAAGAACAAGAGTCAAAATACCAGGAAAGTCATCCAAATTTAAGGAAGCTAGATAATTCAG ACAATGATTTCAGCAAAGCGGATTTAGTTTCTTCAGTGCAAAGGGATTCCTATCCAAAGAATCAACACTTGCGAGCTTACCACCAGAAAATTGATAACAATTTAG ATGAGATGTCTTCTGGGTTGAGTCGTCTGAAAAACCTAGCTCTTGGTCTGCAGACAGAAATAGATGAGCAAGATGATATGCTGGATCGGCTAACAAAAAAAGTAGAGACACTGGACGTCAATATTAAAAGCACTGATAAAAAAGTCCGACAACTTTAA